From Aspergillus fumigatus Af293 chromosome 3, whole genome shotgun sequence, a single genomic window includes:
- a CDS encoding sugar porter family MFS transporter yields MTFLIGTPLNWAITATAGSGFLLFGYDQGVMSGLVTGHAFTRVFPEIDTTKHGSGSASLQGTVVAIYEIGCFFGAIICMILGERLGRRKCIAIGSIVLSIGAALQASAYSIPQMITGRIIAGLGNGMNTSTIPVWHSELMKARNRGKGLCIELAINIFGVMLSYWVDYAMSYVSNDAQFRFPLALQILFAIVTFAGICIVPESPRWLIAHDRHDEARHVLWAVEKNARTLDINDPVLARELAEIQQAIKEEREASSKGSWRMILENGEQKFLYRTLLGIGGQFMQQISGINLITYYAPVIFENSVGMSHNLSLLLAGFNGVAYFLSSLVPIWIIDRLGRRKLMLFAAAGQCACMAILAGTVSDGGLSAGIVAVVMLFLFNFFFAVGLLAIPWLLPAEYAPLAIRTRAAALATASNWIFTFLVVEITPVSIKSIGWRTYIYFSVFNFCFIPLIYFFYPETRNLSLEHIDRLFTGEKILLHLPQSMLADAEDAVAPGTDNSDGKDVDLREVENVKLG; encoded by the exons ATGACCTTCTTGATCGGGACTCCCCTGAACTGGGCCATTACGGCTACAGCGGGCTCGGGCTTCCTTCTGTTCGGCTATGACCAAGGGGTGATGTCCGGACTTGTAACCGGCCACGCTTTTACCCGCGTATTCCCTGAGATCGATACCACAAAGCACGGCTCTGGGAGCGCGTCCCTTCAGGGAACCGTGGTAGCCATCTACGAAATCGGTTGCTTCTTTGGTGCCATTATTTGCATGATCCTTGGAGAACGACTTGGCCGCCGAAAGTGTATCGCGATCGGGTCAATTGTGCTGAGCATCGGAGCGGCTCTCCAAGCCAGCGCGTACAGCATCCCTCAGATGATCACTGGTCGGATTATCGCCGGCCTGGGAAACGGGATGAACACGAGCACAATTC CGGTTTGGCATTCCGAGCTGATGAAGGCCCGCAATCGTGGCAAGGGGCTTTGCATTGAGCTGGCCATCAACATCTTCGGAGTCATGCTTTCGTACTGGGTGGACTACGCGATGAGCTACGTCTCGAACGATGCTCAGTTTCGTTTCCCGCTGGCTCTGCAAATACTCTTCGCCATCGTCACTTTTGCCGGCATCTGTATAGTTCCCGAGTCACCGAGATGGCTGATTGCCCATGACCGTCATGATGAAGCACGACATGTCCTGTGGGCTGTTGAGAAAAATGCCCGGACTCTTGATATCAACGATCCGGTACTGGCGAGAGAGCTGGCGGAAATTCAGCAGGCAATCAAGGAAGAGCGTGAAGCTTCCTCCAAAGGAAGTTGGAGGATGATATTAGAAAATGGGGAGCAGAAATTTCTTTACAGAACCTTACTTGGGATCGGTGGGCAATTCATGCAGCAAATCTCTGGCATCAACCTCATCACCTAT TATGCACCGGTTATCTTTGAGAATTCGGTCGGGATGTCTCACAATCTCTCCCTTCTCCTGGCAGGCTTCAATGGTGTCGCCTATTTCCTTTCATCCTTGGTTCCGATCTGGATCATTGATCGCTTGGGCCGCCGGAAACTCATGCTCTTCGCCGCTGCCGGGCAGTGTGCATGTATGGCTATCCTGGCGGGCACCGTATCTGATGGCGGACTGTCCGCGGGGATCGTTGCAGTCGTgatgctcttcctcttcaacttcttcttTGCCGTCGGCCTGCTTGCAATCCCCTGGCTCT TGCCTGCTGAGTACGCCCCGCTTGCCATTCGCACACGCGCCGCCGCGCTCGCAACGGCATCCAACTGGATATTCACCTTCCTTGTCGTGGAAATCACCCCGGTCAGCATCAAGAGCATCGGGTGGCGCACATACATCTATTTCAGCGTCTTCAATTTCTGCTTCATTCCCCTGATCTACTTCTTCTACCCTGAAACACGGAATCTCTCGCTGGAGCACATCGACCGGCTGTTTACGGGCGAaaagattcttcttcacttgcCTCAGAGCATGCtggctgatgctgaggatgctgTTGCTCCCGGCACAGATAACAGTGACGGGAAAGACGTCGACTTACGTGAGGTTGAGAACGTCAAATTGGGGTGA
- a CDS encoding putative alpha-L-rhamnosidase C, with the protein MRLISHLLFGVALQATSGRATLLVPLTYKDHHGTPHAVHNGTTYTLSANDTSPSIIILDYGRNVEGYGTFHVSRRSGNTSVFEMSYSETEALLDMYMADGPLPLAAAMDTYRINRYNITEQKTYTNRLIQGALRYQKLNLSSAGELELSLVGFKPTVHEVPMSGLPGSFNCSDPVLNRIWEIGARTVQLNEFPARSLPDFWILTEEGALVDSLAPQPFAADFAATMSAYKVTFSVKPVAHGFGFTVLSDTLGNGIYIFVDVVNSSISAHAGSTEIGQPPLASAVLPPSVTLHRWHTVEATVNVTQISIKLNGKSVLDFSQTTAYYGSFGLGASFGHRAVFANASLMAFGKEMYSSSLTEKSVLNDFLLGTNPLPVSVDGSRRDRIAYAGDLDIAARTAFASTNGLEYINGSIALLGSMQMLPGFFTPTAKVQQEPRVDVIQANITGLIGYSFSLVSSMAQYYEQTGDVTFLRHWAPRVGRLFDWAHSQTLPNGLLNISDASFGGDWNYYDPPLSGVVSKFNLVYAYALKQWLPYMADGGLNATMYANRLQSLQRAIATRLWSDELQAFYLSDSHKDFFSQEANALAILSDTVPLTGNRSASTVLSSMARHLYVPAGALAFSNASAASGWAQKISPYASGYHLKAAFHANDQTNAERLLRSVWGPMSDPSLANYTGCTWETLNADGTPGLGAATSLCHAWGSGPTADLSRYVLGVQAVTPGFKEWTVHPQTLGLGYARGKHPVPQGNIRVDWSFGKDGLLNMTVTAPAGTKGIIFPPSPLKVPLSKYRVSGHARKVGEGFEIQGGQAFTLQQSR; encoded by the exons ATGCGTCtcatttctcatcttctttttGGAGTAGCCCTGCAGGCTACCTCTGGGCGTGCCACCCTTCTGGTACCACTGACCTATAAGGACCACCACGGCACTCCTCACGCGGTACATAACGGAACTACATATACTCTTTCAGCAAACGATACttctccatccatcatcattctGGACTATGGACGGAACGTTGAAGGATATGGGACATTTCATGTCTCCCGGAGATCGGGTAATACTTCCGTGTTCGAGATGAGCTACAGCGAGACAGAAGCCTTGTTGGACATGTACATG GCTGATGGACCCCTGCCACTTGCTGCAGCCATGGACACTTACCGCATCAATCGGTATAACATCACGGAACAGAAGACCTACACGAACCGTCTGATCCAAGGCGCCCTGCGGTACCAGAAGTTGAACCTGTCAAGTGCTGGGGAGCTTGAGCTATCTCTTGTGGGGTTCAAGCCAACTGTGCATGAGGTTCCCATGTCGGGACTTCCAGGGTCCTTTAATTGCTCGGACCCGGTGCTGAATCGAatttgggagataggggcGCGTACTGTGCAGCTGAACGAATTTCCTGCAAGATCTCTTCCGGATTTCTGGATTTTGACTGAAGAAGGAGCTCTGGTGGATAGCCTTGCTCCCCAACCATTTGCAGCGGACTTTGCAGCTACCATGTCGGCTTACAAGGTCACCTTCTCCGTGAAGCCGGTAGCGCATGGTTTTGGCTTCACTGTGTTGAGTGACACGCTAGGGAATGGGATTTACATCTTTGTAGATGTAGTTAACTCATCGATCTCTGCTCATGCTGGATCCACAGAGATTGGACAACCGCCACTGGCGTCGGCTGTTCTACCCCCATCGGTCACTCTCCACCGGTGGCATACGGTCGAAGCCACTGTGAATGTGACACAAATTTCAATCAAGCTCAATGGAAAGTCAGTGCTTGACTTCTCTCAAACCACTGCCTATTACGGTTCCTTTGGCCTGGGCGCCTCTTTCGGCCATCGGGCCGTGTTCGCGAATGCCTCCTTGATGGCTTTCGGCAAGGAGATGTATTCTTCGTCGCTGACAGAAAAGTCTGTCCTGAACGACTTTCTCCTTGGCACCAACCCACTCCCAGTTAGCGTTGATGGCTCACGGCGCGACCGCATCGCGTATGCAGGGGATCTAGACATCGCCGCGCGCACCGCGTTTGCCAGCACGAATGGCCTGGAATACATTAACGGATCAATCGCACTCCTTGGCTCCATGCAGATGCTGCCTGGGTTTTTTACGCCTACCGCGAAGGTGCAACAAGAGCCGCGGGTGGACGTTATCCAGGCCAACATCACTGGCTTGATAGGCTACTCCTTCAGCCTAGTCAGTTCCATGGCGCAGTACTACGAGCAGACCGGGGATGTGACATTTCTACGACACTGGGCGCCTAGGGTCGGCCGACTTTTCGACTGGGCTCACAGCCAGACACTACCCAATGGgcttctcaacatctccGACGCAAGCTTTGGGGGCGACTGGAACTACTACGATCCTCCTCTGAGCGGCGTGGTATCGAAATTCAACCTTGTCTACGCCTATGCCTTGAAGCAATGGCTACCCTACATGGCTGACGGAGGGCTCAACGCCACCATGTATGCGAATCGCCTGCAATCCTTGCAAAGAGCGATCGCCACCAGACTCTGGAGCGACGAGCTCCAGGCATTCTATCTTTCCGATTCCCACAAAGACTTTTTCTCACAGGAAGCCAACGCCCTAGCAATTCTCAGCGACACTGTGCCATTGACCGGAAACCGGTCCGCCAGTACAGTTCTCTCTTCCATGGCTCGGCATCTATATGTCCCTGCCGGAGCGCTGGCGTTCTCCAATGCAAGTGCGGCAAGCGGATGGGCGCAGAAGATCAGCCCCTATGCCTCTGGCTACCATCTGAAGGCTGCCTTCCATGCAAACGATCAGACCAATGCCGAGCGCCTCCTACGTAGCGTCTGGGGCCCTATGAGCGATCCATCGCTCGCCAACTACACCGGCTGCACGTGGGAGACATTGAATGCCGACGGCACGCCCGGCCTTGGTGCTGCCACCTCGCTCTGTCACGCCTGGGGTTCCGGGCCCACGGCGGATCTCAGTCGTTACGTGCTGGGTGTCCAGGCCGTAACGCCCGGCTTCAAGGAGTGGACGGTCCACCCACAGACTTTGGGCCTGGGGTACGCCCGCGGTAAGCACCCTGTTCCACAAGGTAACATTCGGGTGGATTGGTCCTTCGGCAAAGACGGCCTCCTTAACATGACTGTGACCGCCCCTGCGGGCACAAAGGGGATTATATTTCCCCCCAGCCCACTGAAAGTCCCTTTGTCGAAGTATAGGGTCTCGGGACATGCAAGGAAAGTCGGCGAGGGTTTTGAAATACAGGGAGGGCAGGCATTCACCCTTCAACAGAGCAGATAG